The Triticum aestivum cultivar Chinese Spring chromosome 3A, IWGSC CS RefSeq v2.1, whole genome shotgun sequence genome includes a region encoding these proteins:
- the LOC123060280 gene encoding uncharacterized protein, which translates to MQAPVTPAGSVSTGETPLQRPPVAISSPPSAATTTRRRLLVSAGGLLLVAAAGNNNAASRGEAAAAVDLGYDPVTEAERAASATVSQRVGEAVRLLEAGRELQARGEFAGALASFTAVVSGYKELALSEYARVGRALVLYEIGDRDESITEMEDVSVALKGYPEIHAALAAALYADKHAPLLAEFQFNIATLLDPHYSDLAYVRDTKHWPPSLVASLKNFITLT; encoded by the coding sequence ATGCAGGCGCCCGTGACGCCGGCGGGCTCCGTCTCCACCGGAGAGACACCGCTTCAACGGCCACCCGTCGCCATCTCCTCGCCGCCATCCGCCGCAACGACAACGAGGAGGCGGCTGCTGGTGTCCGCGGGTGGTCTGCTCCTCGTGGCCGCCGCGGGCAACAACAACGCTGCCAGCAGGGGCGAGGCGGCGGCCGCGGTGGACCTCGGCTACGACCCGGTGACGGAGGCGGAGCGCGCGGCGAGCGCCACCGTTTCGCAGCGCGTCGGGGAGGCGGTCCGGCTGCTGGAGGCCGGGCGGGAGCTGCAGGCGCGCGGCGAGTTCGCGGGGGCGCTGGCGTCCTTCACGGCGGTGGTGAGCGGGTACAAGGAGCTGGCGCTGTCGGAGTACGCGCGGGTGGGGCGGGCGCTGGTGCTGTACGAGATCGGCGACCGCGACGAGTCCATCACGGAGATGGAGGACGTGTCGGTGGCGCTCAAGGGGTACCCGGAGATCCACGCCGCGCTGGCGGCGGCGCTCTACGCCGACAAGCACGCGCCGCTGCTGGCCGAGTTCCAGTTCAACATCGCCACGCTGCTGGACCCGCACTACTCCGACCTCGCCTACGTCAGGGACACCAAGCACTGGCCGCCCAGCCTCGTCGCCTCCCTCAAGAACTTCATCACGCTCACCTag
- the LOC123060277 gene encoding leucine-rich repeat receptor protein kinase HPCA1: MELSPWLVLFGALVQASVILADTNAQDTAGLTGIAASWDTKPSNWDGNDPCGDKWIGIMCIQDRVTSIRLSSQSLSGTLSGDIQSLSELQYLDLSYNKDLGGSLPSSIGSLSNLQNLILVGCSFAGEIPKEIGQLSKLIFLSLNSNRFTGRIPPSLGGLLKLYWFDLADNKLTGGLPVFDGTNPGLDNLTNTKHFHFGGNQLSGTIPSQIFNSHMKLIHFLVDNNNFSGSIPPTLGLLNVLEVLRFDNNKQLSGPVPTNINNLTKLAELHLENNRLTGPLPDLTGMTALSFVDMSNNTFNASDAPAWFTTLPSLTSLYLENLQIGGQLPQELFALSAIQTLKLRGNHFNGTLNIGSDFGSQLQTIDLQDNQIDQLTVGGTQYNKKLILLGNPICNQGNNEQYCKTATQSNPAAPPYSTSKNCSGLPSTCLPSQLLSPSCTCAVPYKGTLFFRAPSFSDLGNESYYLLLEKDMKTKFLSYKAPIDSIALHNPFFDANNNLEISLEVFPGGKVQFGEQDISDIGFILSNQTYKPPPAFGPYYFIAQSYRIATEVPASKKSKANKLPLIVGVAAGGAVVIAVLLVVIFFITRRKREPKKTEERSQSFASLDMKSTSTSVPQLRGARTFTFAELKKITNNFSEANDIGNGGFGKVYRGTLPTGQLVAVKRSQEGSLQGSLEFRTEIELLSRVHHKNVVSLMGFCLDQGEQMLVYEYIPNGTLKESLTGKSGVRLDWKRRLRVILGTAKGIAYLHELADPPIVHRDIKSSNVLLDERLNAKVSDFGLSKLLGEDGRGQVTTQVKGTMGYLDPEYYMTQQLTEKSDVLLLEMITAKKPLERGRYIVREVLAALDRSKDLYGLHDLLDPVLGASPTSLGGLEQYVDLALRCVEEAGADRPSMGEAVSEIERITRMAGGAPESASESMSYASRTPRHPYGGDSPSEYSGGGLPSLRVEPK; the protein is encoded by the exons ATGGAGCTCTCTCCATGGCTCGTCTTGTTTGGCGCTCTTGTGCAGGCTTCTGTCATCCTGGCTGACACAAATGCGCAAGACA CTGCTGGCCTCACCGGGATCGCAGCTTCCTGGGACACCAAACCATCAAACTGGGATGGCAATGATCCATGCGGCGACAAGTGGATCGGGATAATGTGCATCCAGGACCGGGTCACATCCAT AAGACTGTCAAGTCAATCACTGTCCGGAACTCTTTCGGGGGACATTCAATCTCTGTCGGAACTACAATACTT GGACTTATCCTATAACAAGGACTTGGGTGGCTCTCTTCCTTCATCCATTGGAAGCTTGAGCAACCTCCAAAATTT AATACTTGTTGGCTGCAGCTTTGCTGGTGAAATACCTAAAGAGATTGGCCAGCTCTCAAAGCTGATATTTCT ATCTCTAAACTCCAACAGGTTCACTGGTCGCATACCACCATCACTCGGTGGCCTCTTGAAGCTATACTGGTTTGATCTGGCTGACAATAAGCTCACTGGAGGACTTCCGGTATTCGACGGTACAAATCCCGGTTTGGATAATCTGACAAATACAAAGCACTT CCACTTTGGCGGTAATCAGCTCTCTGGCACCATACCGAGCCAGATTTTCAACTCACACATGAAGCTGATACATTT TCTTGTCGACAACAACAACTTCTCTGGCAGCATCCCCCCTACTCTAGGCCTTCTTAACGTGCTGGAAGTTCT ACGTTTTGATAACAACAAACAGTTGTCTGGGCCAGTTCCAACCAACATCAACAACCTCACCAAGCTTGCTGAACT CCATCTAGAAAACAATCGGCTCACTGGCCCACTGCCAGACCTGACAGGAATGACTGCGCTCAGCTTTGT GGACATGAGTAACAACACCTTCAATGCATCCGATGCTCCAGCTTGGTTCACCACTTTGCCGTCTTTGACTTCATT ATACCTAGAGAATCTGCAAATCGGCGGGCAGCTTCCGCAAGAACTTTTCGCCCTTTCTGCAATTCAGACACT GAAGCTTCGGGGCAACCACTTCAATGGCACCCTAAATATTGGGTCGGACTTTGGTAGCCAGCTCCAAACAATTGATTTGCAGGACAATCAAATCGATCAGCTCACTGTTGGGGGAACCCAATACAACAAGAAACTCAT ACTTTTAGGAAACCCAATATGCAACCAAGGGAACAACGAGCAATACTGCAAAACCGCGACACAATCCAACCCGGCGGCGCCACCATATTCTACTTCTAAGAACTGTTCTGGGCTGCCATCGACATGCCTCCCAAGCCAGCTTCTGAGCCCAAGCTGCACATGTGCTGTGCCGTACAAAGGCACACTGTTCTTCAGGGCACCATCATTTTCTGACCTCGGCAATGAGTCGTACTATCTTCTACTGGAGAAGGACATGAAGACCAAGTTCCTGTCATACAAGGCCCCGATCGACTCGATCGCTCTTCATAACCCATTCTTTGATGcgaacaacaacttggagattaGCTTGGAGGTGTTCCCTGGTGGCAAGGTTCAGTTTGGAGAGCAGGACATTTCTGACATTGGGTTCATTTTGAGCAATCAAACGTATAAGCCACCCCCTGCTTTCGGTCCATACTATTTCATCGCTCAAAGCTATCGTATTGCAACAGAGGTGCCAGCATCTAAAAAATCAAAGGCGAACAAGTTGCCACTTATCGTCGGAGTTGCTGCCGGTGGTGCAGTTGTTATTGCAGTGCTGCTTGTTGTTATTTTTTTCATCACGAGACGGAAGAGAGAACCAAAGAAGACTGAAGAGAGAAGCCAGTCTTTCG cttctttggacatgaagagcACCAGCACCAGTGTGCCACAGCTGCGCGGTGCGCGCACGTTCACGTTCGCTGAACTGAAGAAGATAACCAATAACTTCTCGGAGGCGAACGACATAGGAAATGGCGGCTTCGGGAAG GTTTACAGGGGGACACTTCCGACTGGGCAACTGGTTGCTGTCAAGAGATCCCAGGAGGGATCCCTGCAGGGGAGTCTGGAATTCAGAACCGAGATCGAGCTCCTGTCCAGGGTTCACCACAAGAACGTGGTGAGCCTTATGGGTTTCTGCCTTGACCAGGGCGAGCAGATGCTGGTCTACGAGTACATCCCCAATGGCACACTCAAAGAGAGCCTCACAG GTAAGTCCGGCGTGCGGCTGGACTGGAAACGGAGGCTCCGTGTCATCCTCGGCACGGCCAAGGGCATCGCCTACCTCCACGAGCTTGCAGACCCTCCCATCGTCCACCGGGACATCAAGTCAAGCAACGTCCTCCTCGACGAGCGGCTCAACGCCAAGGTCTCAGACTTTGGCCTCTCCAAGCTTCTAGGCGAGGACGGCAGGGGGCAGGTCACCACACAAGTCAAGGGCACAATG GGTTACTTGGACCCTGAGTACTACATGACGCAGCAGCTGACGGAGAAGAGCGACGTGCTGCTGCTGGAGATGATCACGGCCAAGAAGCCGCTGGAGCGCGGCCGGTACATCGTCCGGGAGGTGCTCGCCGCGCTGGACCGGAGCAAGGACCTGTACGGCCTGCACGACCTGCTGGACCCGGTGCTGGGCGCGTCGCCCACGTCGCTGGGCGGCTTGGAGCAGTATGTGGACCTGGCCCTGCGGTGCGTGGAGGAGGCCGGCGCCGACCGCCCGTCCATGGGCGAGGCGGTGAGCGAGATCGAGCGGATCACCAGGATGGCCGGCGGCGCCCCCGAGTCGGCGTCGGAGTCCATGAGCTACGCCAGCAGGACGCCGCGCCACCCGTATGGAGGTGACAGCCCGTCCGAGTACAGCGGCGGCGGGCTGCCGTCGTTGAGGGTGGAGCCCAAGTGA